Proteins co-encoded in one Lates calcarifer isolate ASB-BC8 linkage group LG17, TLL_Latcal_v3, whole genome shotgun sequence genomic window:
- the LOC108879043 gene encoding chromatin assembly factor 1 subunit A: protein MLAAENPSVDGHLAASTPRRRGMDCKSSNNANKKLVQARLPFKRLNPEPKENQPPKRPCAHACPEPSDRENENESSSLPEHSRPPLVNGRGPLDGFLSRRRPAASDENVVVDLTEDNSLSPVKCLVSPAPASPCPPTKDKHQGKDKTASPEKPSNADHTPKTHTVDCVVVNNDEAEEVEDKDGNETTSISQVDTTQDSDSESEEQNESGNVSSLGNKSMLSASSVSSMSESSPEKSKTDDPTPTTTPTEPKTTPKIPADEKKIKRRSLKSLQEQEERLRLRQEKERQREEAKAAKEKKKEEARKLKEKREREKREKKEKDEREKREKKEKEEKEKADRLKAKEELRKSKLEAKLEEKRKKEEEKRMKEEEKRLKEEKDRLKAEKAEITRFLQKPKIQQAPKTLAAACGKFAPFEIKENMSLAPLFRVQFEDSGLEELDRCLLNPTDNLDGLKDWIGKEPRRSGPTKPRQTDSLSERGTVEGPKPDGVPDRKRYGPMKLLQFHENYRPAYWGTWSKTSSHISPRCPLRQDKDLLDYEVDSDEEWEEEEPGESLSHSEGEDEDEGGDDDDDDDDGFFVPHGYLSDDEGALEEEEGGDLEKQKLRQKLKAREWDELMSTKKKMKVLEPVVRGCVWEGEGPGLDLLQPYAVCMVEPLPKADTSISPEELSQKCQREAQLLGQLLPLLHGNVNSSKVIITEFQEFCRQQNSSSSSSSPPELSSPQSPAENIPTRIQLKRLIKNNAVYEKRSTYRRCCWYVHTDVLSRFSQEALPVPCQWTYLTTGAREESREEPQAATGSQGNSPTTPQTSSTTSSSSNKRRSTGSMSITKFMKKCADPEQTEAMEADGFQADTEDDDEEDCVIISTQSGPTRENSSSEGDVLMEVTPSDTAALPLASAAPTLATA from the exons ATGTTGGCGGCGGAAAACCCATCTGTGGACGGACATTTGGCTGCATCGACTCCCCGCAGAAGAG gcATGGATTGTAAGTCAAGTAACAATGCCAACAAGAAACTTGTACAAG CTCGTCTTCCGTTCAAGCGCCTGAACCCAGAACCTAAAGAGAACCAGCCGCCTAAACGCCCCTGTGCACATGCCTGCCCTGAACCTTCAGACAGGGAGAATGAAAACGAGTCCTCTTCACTCCCTGAGCACAGCAGACCACCATTGGTTAATGGTCGCGGTCCCCTTGATGGCTTCCTGAGCCGAAGGCGCCCTGCAGCCTCAGATGAGAACGTGGTTGTAGATCTGACTGAGGACAACTCTTTGTCTCCTGTAAAGTGCCTTGTTTCACCTGCTCCTGCCTCTCCCTGCCCCCCAACAAAAGACAAGCATCAGGGCAAAGACAAAACTGCCTCTCCTGAGAAACCCAGCAACGCTGATCACActcctaaaacacacactgtagactGTGTAGTAGTCAACAATGATGaagcagaggaggtggaggataAAGATGGAAATGAGACCACATCTATCTCGCAAGTTGACACAACACAGGATTCTGACAGCGAGTCAGAGGAGCAGAACGAGTCAGGAAATGTTTCCAGTTTGGGAAACAAGTCCATGCTGTCAGCCTCGTCTGTCAGCTCCATGTCTGAAAGCTCACCAGAGAAGTCCAAGACTGATGACCCTACACCCACTACTACACCTACA GAGCCAAAGACCACCCCCAAGATACCagcagatgagaaaaaaatcaaaagacgCTCATTGAAG AGTTTACAAGAACAAGAGGAGAGGCTTCGTTTGCGACAGGAGAAGGAACGCCAGAGGGAAGAAGCTAAAGCTgcaaaagagaagaagaaagaagaagctCGCAAACTAAAGGAGAAACGAGAAAGGGAAAAACgtgagaaaaaggaaaaagatgagCGAGAAAAAcgagagaagaaagaaaaggaagaaaaggaaaaggcaGATAGGTTAAAAGCAAAAGAGGAGCTGCGTAAATCCAAGCTAGA GGCCAAGCTTGAAGAAAAAcggaagaaagaagaagagaagcgaatgaaggaagaagagaaacggttgaaagaagagaaagat cGTCTCAAAGCTGAGAAAGCAGAAATTACACGTTTTTTACAGAAACCGAAGATCCAACAGGCCCCAAAG ACACTTGCAGCTGCATGTGGGAAGTTTGCACCATTtgagataaaagaaaacatgtcactGGCACCACTGTTTCGGGTTCAGTTTGAGGACTCCGGTTTGGAGGAACTGGACCGGTGTTTGTTGAACCCCACTGATAACCTGGATGGACTGAAAGACTGGATTGGGAAAGAGCCTCGTCGGTCGGGACCCACGAaacccagacagacagactcgCTCAG TGAGCGTGGAACAGTGGAGGGGCCTAAACCAGACGGTGTGCCAGACCGTAAACGTTATGGACCCATGAAGCTTTTGCAGTTCCATGAGAACTACCGTCCAGCATACTGGGGCACCTGGAGTAAGACGAGTTCACACATCTCGCCTCGCTGCCCCCTCAGACAAGACAAG GATTTGTTGGACTATGAGGTGGACAGTGATGAAGaatgggaggaagaggaacCAGGAGAGTCCCTGTCACATAGTGAAGGG GAAGATGAGGACGAAGGAGGTGAcgatgacgacgatgatgatgatggcttCTTTGTTCCTCATGGCTACCTTTCAGATGATGAGGGGGCACTGGAAGAGGAG GAGGGTGGCGATCTGGAGAAGCAGAAACTGCGTCAGAAGCTGAAAGCGAGGGAGTGGGATGAGCTGATGTCCACcaagaagaagatgaaggtgCTGGAGCCAGTGGTGAGGGGCTGTGTCTGGGAGGGAGAAGGACCTGGTTTGGATCTACTCCAACCTTATGCTGTGTGCATGGTCGAGCCTTTACCCAAGGCAGACACCAGCATCAGCCCAGAGGAGCTGTCACAGAAGTGTCAGAGAGAAGCACAGC TACTTGGTCAGCTGCTACCTCTGCTGCATGGCAACGTCAACAGCAGCAAAGTGATCATCACTGAGTTTCAGGAGTTTTGTCGTCAGCAgaattcatcatcatcttcatcatcacctcctgaactGTCCAGCCCTCAGAGCCCAGCAGAAAACATTCCCACCAG AATACAGCTGAAGCGCCTCATCAAAAACAATGCTGTTTATGAGAAGCGCTCAACCTACAGACGCTGCTGCTGGTATGTGCACACAGACGTCCTGTCCCGTTTTAGCCAGGAGGCTCTTCCAGTGCCCTGCCAGTGGACCTACCTCACCACGGGAGCTCGAGAAGAATCCCGTGAAGAACCCCAGGCAGCCACAGGCTCTCAGGGAAACTCTCCCACTACACCTCAGACCTCCTCCACCACATCCTCATCCTCCAACAAAAGGAGGAGCACAGGCAGCATGTCAATCACCAAGTTCATGAAGAAATGTGCTGATCCTGAGCAG ACGGAAGCAATGGAGGCAGACGGTTTTCAAGCTGACACTGAGGATGACGATGAGGAAGACTGTGTCATCATCTCCACACAGAGTG GTCCAACCAGAGAGAATTCCTCCAGTGAGGGAGACGTCCTGATGGAGGTCACCCCCTCCGACACAGCTGCTCTTCCCTTGGCCAGCGCTGCTCCTACACTCGCCACTGCCTGA
- the si:ch211-129c21.1 gene encoding LOW QUALITY PROTEIN: semaphorin-4E (The sequence of the model RefSeq protein was modified relative to this genomic sequence to represent the inferred CDS: deleted 1 base in 1 codon): protein MSLLSALSIICGLMLHVSCSALNNRYCVPRKTVPYQNELKLFREEGISNYSTMLMRDELGVLLLGAREAIYALDINNISDRKSAVYWRVTEEKQMECTYKGKHAEVECRNYIRTLHRVNDTAMYVCGTNAFSPTCDYMTFANGQLRLLGKQEEGKGKCPFDPFQRYSSLMVGNDLYSATSINFLGSEPVVLRSSNLALRTEFKSSWLSEPNFVYMDFVGESFDSPDGDDDKVYLFFSENAMEYDFYSKVAVSRVARVCKEDMGGQRTLQRKWTSFLKARLDCSLPEPSLPPIVQDVFLLKHEDWRKSVFYAVFTPQSSLSQVSAVCAYSMYAIRDTFNEGKFKTPVAVETSHVKWVMYTGEVPVPRPGACINNVARKMGMNRSLDLPDKTLQFIRDRPLMDEAVQPLTGGPLLVKRGALLTRIVVDRVLALDGQRYAVMFIGTENGYVQKSVNYDGEMFIIEEIQLYENPEPISILRLSSSKGQLYAGSQFGAIQMPVSNCSRYNTCVDCILARDPYCAWDFSTEQCSSVSSLSPSSNTAMQSLKEGDISQCPQPEPVAAVDVTLVPENNIQLPCQLHSNLAQVLWRLSNQTLHSNHKYYIYSGGLLILSASESDAGLYTCDSVEQMNGRTYNRTVAVYRLQLYFGPAVEESTTPGNEVSNSSGSVHALNTVAPGMGPNEGNKDPLHPETQIDSGRVTRLEVAVALLSLLCLSLMGVIFWIWSRGRWECLKFAKSSGESEVKRQSGEYMHIQNRTSEIKLLGPESVRPCSANNNHSAVDFKGNGEHHFTPMANISSLDGLGYINDESEI from the exons ATGTCTCTTCTCTCAGCTCTGAGCATCATCTGTGGATTGATGCTCCATGTTTCATGTAGTGCACTCAACAATCGCTACTGTGTCCCACGAAAGACTGTCCCCTACCAGA ATGAGCTGAAATTGTTCAGAGAAGAGGGGATCTCCAACTACTCGACCATGTTAATGAGAGATGAGCTAGGAGTGCTGCTGCTTGGGGCCAGAGAGGCCATATACGCTCTGGACATCAACAACATCTCAGACAGAAAGTCTGCG GTGTATTGGCGAGTTACAGAGGAGAAGCAGATGGAGTGTACGTACAAAGGAAAACATGCTGAG GTGGAATGCCGTAACTACATTCGAACCCTGCACAGAGTGAATGACACtgcaatgtatgtgtgtggcacGAATGCTTTTAGCCCCACCTGTGATTATATG ACGTTTGCTAATGGACAGCTGAGGCTGCTGGGaaagcaggaggagggaaaggggAAGTGTCCTTTTGATCCCTTCCAGAGATACTCCTCCCTCATGGTTG GAAATGACCTGTATTCTGCTACATCCATCAACTTCTTGGGCTCTGAGCCTGTGGTTCTGCGCAGTTCAAACTTGGCTCTCCGCACTGAGTTTAAGAGCTCCTGGCTCAGTG AGCCAAACTTTGTCTACATGGACTTTGTGGGTGAGAGCTTTGATAGCCccgatggtgatgatgataaaGTGTACTTGTTCTTCAGTGAGAACGCCATGGAGTACGATTTCTACAGCAAAGTTGCTGTATCACGAGTGGCCCGAGTCTGCAAG gAGGATATGGGCGGCCAGCGGACGCTGCAGAGGAAATGGACGTCGTTCCTGAAAGCTCGTCTGGATTGTTCCCTCCCTGAACCCAGCCTGCCCCCCATTGTCCAGGATGTCTTCCTGCTGAAGCATGAGGACTGGAGGAAGAGCGTCTTCTACGCTGTCTTCACACCGCAGTC GAGCTTGTCCCAGGTATCTGCAGTGTGTGCATACAGCATGTATGCCATCAGAGATACATTTAATGAGGGGAAGTTTAAGACACCGGTTGCTGTGGAAACATCCCATGTGAAGTGGGTGATGTACACCGGAGAAGTTCCAGTCCCCAGACCAGGAGCG TGCATCAATAACGTGGCACGTAAAATGGGGATGAATCGCTCTCTGGATCTCCCAGACAAAACCCTCCAGTTCATCAGAGACCGCCCCCTCATGGACGAGGCTGTGCAGCCTCTGACAGGAGGGCCGCTGCTGGTCAAGAGAGGAGCCCTGCTGACGCGAATCGTAGTGGACCGTGTGCTGGCGCTGGACGGACAGAGATATGCCGTCATGTTCATCGGCACCG AAAACGGTTACGTTCAGAAGTCCGTCAACTACGACGGAGAGATGTTCATAATTGAGGAGATTCAACTGTACGAAAACCCTGAGCCTATCAGCATCCTGCGCCTCTCATCAAGCAAG GGCCAGCTATATGCAGGTTCACAGTTTGGTGCTATCCAGATGCCTGTCAGTAACTGCAGCCGCTACAACACTTGTGTGGACTGCATCCTGGCCAGGGATCCTTACTGTGCGTGGGACTTCTCCACTGAGCAGTGCTCCTCAGTCTCCAGCTTATCCCCCTCCTCAAATACTGCAATGCAGAGTCTAAAGGAAGGAGACATCTCACAGTGTCCTCAGCCAG agcCAGTAGCAGCTGTAGATGTAACCCTTGTTCCGGAGAACAACATCCAGCTCCCCTGCCAGCTCCACTCCAACTTGGCACAGGTCCTTTGGCGCTTGTCCAACCAAACACTTCACTCCAACCACAAATACTACATCTACAGCGGGGGCCTCCTCATCCTGAGCGCCTCTGAGTCGGACGCCGGCCTCTACACCTGCGACTCAGTGGAGCAGATGAACGGCAGAACGTACAACCGAACTGTGGCGGTGTATCGTTTACAGCTATACTTTGGCCCAGCAGTGGAGGAGAGCACCACTCCTGGCAACGAGGTGTCAAATTCCTCTGGCTCTGTTCACGCTCTGAATACAGTTGCACCAGGGATGGGGCCAAACGAGGGCAACAAGGACCCGCTGCACCCCGAGACTCAGATCGACAGCGGC AGGGTAACTCGTTTAGAGGTGGCCGTGGCTCTGCTCTCGCTGCTTTGCCTCTCCCTGATGGGGGTCATATTTTGGATCTGGAGCCGAGGACGTTGGGAATGCCTCAAGTTTGCAAAGAGCTCTGGTGAGAGCGAGGTGAAGAGGCAGTCAGGAGAATACATGCACATCCAGAACAGAACTTCAGAGATAAAGCTCCTGGGGCCTGAGTCTGTGAGACCTTGCAGTGCCAATAATAATCACTCTGCTGTTGACTTCAAAGGGAACGGGGAGCACCACTTCACACCTATGGCCAACATTTCAAGTCTGGATGGTCTGGGATACATAAACGATGAGTCAGAGATTTGA
- the scamp4 gene encoding secretory carrier-associated membrane protein 4, translating to MAERVNNFPPLPQFMKIKPCFYQNIEEEIPASHQQLVRRVYMLWMMYSGTLCVNVISCIAWWAGGGDAKNFGFSLLWLILFSPCSYTCWFRPLYKAFRADSSFNFMAFFFIFFLQCILALIQTIGISGWGTCGWIATVMFFSYNVGSAIVMLITALLFTVVTALMALVLIKVHRLYRGGGGSLERAQEEWSSGMWKSAPVREAGFNAVAQTAQGPSLPQYPAAVPSYPDNSHW from the exons ATGGCAG AGCGGGTCAATAACTTTCCTCCCCTGCCTCAGTTCATGAAAATAAAGCCATGCTTTTACCAGAATATTGAAGAGGAAATTCCAGCGTCCCATCAACAGTTGGTGCGCAGAGTCTACATGCTCTGGATGA tgtATTCTGGCACGCTGTGTGTAAACGTGATTTCATGTATTGCTTGGTGGGCTGGGGGTGGAGATGCCAAAAACTTTGGTTTCTCCCTGCTCTGGCTCATCCTCTTCAGTCCATGTAGTTACACCTGCTGGTTCAGACCGCTCTACAAAGCTTTCAG ggccGATAGCTCCTTCAACTTCATGgccttcttcttcatcttcttccttcAGTGTATCTTGGCCCTCATCCAGACTATAGGCATCTCTGGTTGGGGAACATG CGGCTGGATTGCGACAGTGATGTTTTTCAGCTACAATGTGGGCTCCGCTATAGTGATGCTTATCACAGCTCTGCTCTTCACTGTGGTGACTGCTTTAATGGCACTGGTGCTCATTAAG GTGCACAGACTGTACCGTGGCGGTGGTGGGAGTCTGGAGCGTGCTCAGGAAGAGTGGAGCAGCGGGATGTGGAAGAGCGCACCAGTGAGGGAAGCAGGGTTCAACGCTGTCGCTCAGACGGCCCAAGGCCCGAGCTTGCCCCAGTACCCCGCTGCAGTGCCAAGCTACCCCGACAACAGTCACTGGTGA